The Gammaproteobacteria bacterium genome has a segment encoding these proteins:
- a CDS encoding NYN domain-containing protein, producing the protein MAQQQDSGGRAELTLAVFVDFENLALGAQDLKGKRFDIELVLKRLLEKGRIVAKRAYCDWTRYRQFMDEFHRNGFEMIDIPQTKISGKNSADIRMVVDAVDLCYAKSHIDAFALLTGDSDFSPLVSKLKENDKRVIGCGVRNSTSNLLAASCDEFIFYDDLVKVSQRPRTRAKKAKTSEQQTALERVAETVESLSGEYDPLWGSLVKQTVRRVYPGFNETAYGYRSFSELLEDAAKQGLLELQFDKERGNYKVRSVGAE; encoded by the coding sequence ATGGCCCAGCAACAGGATTCCGGTGGCCGGGCGGAACTGACGCTCGCCGTGTTCGTGGATTTCGAGAACCTCGCGCTCGGCGCGCAGGATCTCAAGGGCAAGCGCTTCGATATCGAGCTGGTGCTGAAGCGCCTGCTGGAGAAAGGCCGCATCGTCGCCAAGCGCGCGTACTGCGACTGGACGCGCTATCGGCAGTTCATGGACGAGTTCCACCGGAATGGCTTCGAGATGATCGACATTCCGCAGACCAAGATCAGCGGCAAGAACAGCGCGGACATTCGCATGGTCGTGGATGCGGTGGATCTCTGTTACGCGAAATCGCACATTGACGCCTTCGCCCTGCTCACCGGCGATAGCGATTTCTCGCCGCTGGTTTCCAAGCTCAAGGAAAACGACAAGCGCGTGATCGGCTGTGGTGTGCGCAACTCGACGTCCAACCTGCTGGCCGCAAGTTGCGACGAATTCATCTTCTACGATGATCTCGTCAAGGTGTCGCAGCGACCGCGGACGCGCGCCAAGAAGGCCAAGACGAGCGAGCAGCAGACTGCGCTGGAGCGGGTGGCCGAGACGGTGGAATCGCTGTCGGGCGAGTACGACCCGCTGTGGGGCTCGCTGGTCAAGCAGACCGTACGCCGCGTCTACCCCGGCTTCAACGAAACCGCCTACGGCTACCGGAGCTTCTCCGAGTTGCTGGAGGATGCGGCGAAGCAGGGCCTGCTGGAGCTGCAGTTCGACAAGGAGCGGGGCAACTACAAGGTGCGCTCCGTCGGCGCCGAATAA
- a CDS encoding ATP-binding protein: MRMPGSLQRRLGLSLGILLTGLWIGAASVTAVLVRNAIEEIFDSALQETAQRILPLAVADVLGREEEGVTQRLAEIREHNELLTYAVRDAQGRILLLSHDANPVVFPHWSGIGFSQSTTHRFYSEETLQGSIRLTVAEPLAHRMVVAREIQMGLVLPLLIFLPIALLAIVLTVRTTLAPLRRFRERLAARGVRDLSLVPADELPAEVAPVAETLNGLLGRLGAAFEAERSFAANAAHELRTPLAGAIAQAQRLQAETGDPAAKARASDIEATLKRLTRLSERLMQLARAEGGRLRLEQVSDLRPVARILADELSRTAGADRISLSLPADPLMSDLDPDVFAILYRNLVENALRHGADGTPIHVSLASDGVLTVANDGPVVPNETLARLADRFERAGKLRDGSGLGLAIVHAIAQRIGSALVLKSPRPGQDSGFEACLTLPTTMSDNNLLIGSGSLFGNSPS, encoded by the coding sequence ATGAGGATGCCCGGAAGCCTGCAGCGGCGCCTGGGGCTTTCGCTGGGAATCCTGCTGACGGGGCTCTGGATCGGTGCCGCCTCAGTGACGGCGGTCCTGGTGCGCAATGCCATCGAGGAAATCTTTGACTCGGCCCTCCAGGAAACGGCGCAGCGAATCCTGCCGCTGGCAGTCGCAGACGTTCTTGGGCGTGAGGAAGAAGGGGTGACCCAGCGCCTGGCCGAAATCCGCGAGCATAACGAACTGCTCACCTATGCCGTGCGCGATGCCCAAGGACGCATCCTGCTGCTTTCGCACGACGCCAACCCGGTGGTCTTCCCTCATTGGAGTGGCATCGGATTCAGTCAGTCCACAACCCACCGCTTCTACAGCGAAGAGACACTGCAAGGCTCTATCCGGCTCACTGTCGCCGAACCGCTGGCGCATCGTATGGTCGTGGCGCGTGAAATCCAGATGGGTTTGGTTCTGCCCTTGTTGATTTTTCTGCCCATTGCGCTGCTGGCCATCGTGCTGACCGTGCGTACGACCCTGGCCCCCTTGCGGCGCTTCCGTGAACGGCTGGCGGCACGTGGGGTACGCGATCTGTCGCTGGTCCCGGCGGATGAACTGCCGGCAGAGGTCGCGCCGGTGGCCGAGACCCTGAACGGCTTGCTCGGGCGGCTCGGCGCCGCCTTCGAAGCCGAGCGCAGCTTCGCCGCCAATGCCGCCCATGAACTGCGCACGCCACTGGCGGGCGCCATCGCGCAGGCCCAGCGCCTGCAGGCAGAGACGGGCGACCCGGCGGCAAAGGCCCGCGCATCCGATATCGAAGCGACACTCAAGCGCCTGACGCGGCTCTCCGAACGCTTGATGCAACTGGCACGGGCCGAAGGCGGACGGCTGCGCCTGGAACAGGTCTCGGATCTGCGGCCCGTAGCGCGCATCCTGGCCGACGAGTTGTCTCGCACGGCGGGCGCAGATCGAATCTCCCTGTCGCTGCCGGCCGATCCCCTGATGTCGGATCTCGATCCCGACGTGTTCGCGATCCTCTATCGCAACCTCGTCGAAAACGCCCTGCGCCATGGCGCGGACGGCACGCCCATCCATGTTTCGCTGGCCAGCGACGGCGTACTGACGGTCGCCAACGATGGGCCTGTCGTGCCGAACGAAACCCTTGCCCGGCTGGCGGACCGATTCGAGCGCGCGGGAAAGCTCAGGGATGGCAGTGGTCTTGGGCTGGCGATCGTTCATGCGATTGCCCAGCGCATCGGCAGTGCGTTGGTCCTGAAGTCGCCGAGGCCCGGACAGGATTCAGGCTTCGAGGCATGCCTGACTCTTCCCACTACGATGAGTGATAACAACCTGTTGATCGGCTCGGGCAGCCTTTTTGGTAATTCGCCGAGCTGA
- a CDS encoding response regulator transcription factor has protein sequence MRVLLIEDDDVLGAAVRDQIASDGHSVDWVRRLDAADHAIAGVPYDLVLLDLMLPDGQGIPFLRRLRARGTATPVIILTALDQVSDRIEGLNAGADDYLVKPFDLAELSARIGSVARRYRGNPNPIVIHGSLQIDLAARSIRRDGRLVPLTAREWALFEAFLSRPGQLLSKAQLEEKLYAFDAEVESNAIEVHVSRLRKKLGAEIIVTERGLGYRLGQA, from the coding sequence ATGCGTGTCCTGCTGATTGAAGACGACGACGTGTTGGGCGCAGCCGTGCGCGACCAGATTGCGAGCGATGGCCATTCCGTGGATTGGGTGCGTCGCCTCGATGCGGCGGACCATGCGATCGCGGGTGTGCCTTACGACCTCGTTCTGCTGGACCTGATGTTGCCCGATGGCCAGGGCATTCCCTTCCTGCGGCGCCTGCGCGCACGGGGTACGGCCACACCGGTCATCATCCTGACGGCCCTTGATCAGGTGTCAGACCGGATCGAGGGGCTGAATGCCGGCGCCGACGACTATCTCGTGAAGCCCTTTGATCTGGCCGAATTGTCGGCGCGCATCGGATCGGTTGCGCGTCGATACAGAGGCAACCCCAATCCTATCGTCATCCATGGATCACTCCAGATCGATCTGGCCGCACGCAGCATCCGCCGTGACGGCCGCCTGGTGCCGCTGACGGCGCGCGAATGGGCGTTGTTCGAGGCATTCCTGTCCCGACCCGGCCAGTTGCTCTCGAAAGCGCAGTTGGAGGAAAAGCTTTATGCCTTCGATGCCGAAGTGGAGAGCAACGCCATCGAGGTGCATGTCAGCCGCCTGCGCAAGAAGCTGGGCGCCGAGATCATCGTGACCGAACGCGGACTGGGCTATCGGTTGGGGCAGGCATGA
- a CDS encoding PepSY domain-containing protein, translating to MKTFLPIAVVIALTASGAALADDDCHRPMAEWQSRETVTARVTELGITTERLRIDDGCYEVRGRDGDGNQIRLKIDPASLAVQKLEVRFRSGADSSRYLPAGRGQAAKTGKPSDDKSRRPPAPAAPEGTR from the coding sequence ATGAAAACATTCCTGCCGATTGCCGTAGTGATCGCGCTGACTGCCTCTGGTGCCGCGCTGGCTGACGACGATTGCCACCGACCCATGGCCGAATGGCAGTCCCGCGAAACCGTTACGGCCCGTGTAACGGAACTGGGCATCACGACAGAGCGCCTGCGCATCGACGATGGCTGCTACGAAGTCCGTGGCCGGGACGGTGACGGCAACCAGATTCGTTTGAAGATCGACCCGGCATCGCTCGCGGTCCAGAAACTGGAGGTCCGCTTCCGCTCTGGCGCCGACTCGTCGCGCTACCTGCCTGCTGGGCGAGGTCAAGCGGCCAAGACGGGCAAGCCCTCTGATGACAAATCGCGGCGCCCGCCCGCCCCGGCGGCGCCGGAGGGCACGCGCTAA
- a CDS encoding ferredoxin reductase family protein has product MYLTGSILATLAVLYAAVLGAQTYAPDGADVAIGIALGAASIAAMSLALVLSARPRWAEPLFGGLDRMYEVHKWLGIAALALMIGHNTFEPELENVVRETRLGEFASDVGEVAFNGLIGLILVSWIKRIPFTRLELPWPIWRFTHRFTGLLFAVAAFHQLAIDQPAGLDGTLGLYLNALSLAGLAAWLFMQFVAPYLRPRAFVLENIDQHGTVAEVMLRPEGRALRWRPGQFAFLSASDVGMAEAHPFTIASAPSADGRVRFAIKSLGNWTRRLPERLSPGKRLRLEGPYGRFVFRRRVRRQVWLAGGIGITPFLAWAEALTDADQQEIALVWVVTTRPEAFAAERLATIAARHPGLTVHVMASAEDGCLTAQRLIQLVPFPLCESELFYCGPAGLRDAVVSGLQATGQRPRRVHHEVFALR; this is encoded by the coding sequence ATGTACCTGACGGGATCGATATTGGCCACCCTGGCCGTTCTGTACGCGGCCGTGCTTGGTGCACAGACTTATGCGCCCGATGGTGCGGACGTCGCAATAGGCATTGCGCTGGGCGCGGCATCCATTGCTGCCATGAGTCTGGCCTTGGTCTTGTCCGCACGCCCGCGTTGGGCCGAACCCCTGTTTGGGGGGCTCGATCGGATGTATGAGGTTCATAAATGGCTGGGAATTGCCGCACTGGCCCTGATGATCGGGCACAACACCTTCGAGCCCGAGCTAGAAAATGTCGTGCGCGAAACGCGACTGGGGGAATTTGCTTCGGACGTCGGTGAAGTCGCATTCAATGGCCTCATCGGGCTGATCCTGGTCAGTTGGATCAAGCGGATTCCCTTCACTCGACTGGAGTTGCCCTGGCCGATCTGGCGCTTCACTCACCGCTTCACAGGGCTTCTGTTTGCCGTCGCCGCATTCCACCAGCTTGCCATCGATCAGCCCGCCGGCCTGGATGGCACGCTCGGCCTGTACCTGAATGCCTTGAGCCTGGCAGGGTTGGCGGCTTGGCTGTTCATGCAGTTCGTCGCACCGTACCTGCGTCCGCGTGCATTTGTGCTGGAGAACATCGACCAGCACGGAACGGTCGCGGAAGTGATGCTGCGCCCAGAAGGGCGAGCCCTGCGCTGGCGGCCGGGTCAGTTCGCCTTCCTGTCGGCCTCCGATGTGGGGATGGCCGAGGCTCATCCCTTCACCATAGCGAGTGCACCGAGTGCGGACGGTCGCGTCCGCTTCGCCATCAAATCCCTGGGCAACTGGACCCGGCGTCTGCCCGAACGTCTGTCACCCGGTAAACGCCTGCGGCTCGAGGGGCCTTACGGTCGGTTCGTTTTCCGCAGGCGCGTGCGGCGCCAGGTATGGCTGGCCGGCGGCATCGGCATCACACCTTTCCTGGCTTGGGCCGAGGCATTGACCGATGCCGACCAGCAGGAGATCGCTCTGGTCTGGGTGGTGACGACGCGACCCGAAGCTTTCGCCGCAGAACGCTTGGCGACCATTGCCGCACGCCATCCCGGCCTGACGGTGCATGTCATGGCCAGCGCCGAAGACGGGTGCTTGACAGCGCAACGGCTAATCCAGTTGGTGCCCTTCCCGCTGTGCGAATCGGAGCTGTTTTATTGCGGACCGGCTGGCCTGCGTGATGCGGTCGTGTCGGGACTCCAGGCGACGGGGCAGCGCCCACGTCGCGTTCATCACGAGGTGTTCGCGCTGCGCTAG
- a CDS encoding DUF2271 domain-containing protein yields MKKLVSCLALSAAMALPNLAAARPVTLTTTLKNYGGNGAYLALYLTDANGAYVRTLWVAGKKSKYYKHLPDWYRATGGNRSQIDGITGASVGAGRSLKVTVDLADALFDAGYKLNVDAAAEDMQDSPRDVSVPLTTAGAGKPVAGRRYVAGFSYGL; encoded by the coding sequence ATGAAAAAGCTCGTCTCTTGCCTGGCCCTGTCCGCAGCCATGGCGCTGCCTAACCTGGCTGCGGCACGTCCGGTCACTTTGACCACCACGCTCAAGAACTATGGCGGCAATGGCGCCTACCTGGCGCTGTACCTGACCGATGCAAACGGCGCCTATGTGCGCACACTGTGGGTCGCGGGTAAGAAATCGAAGTATTACAAGCACCTGCCGGACTGGTATCGCGCGACTGGCGGCAACCGCTCGCAGATCGATGGCATCACCGGTGCCAGCGTGGGCGCAGGCCGCAGCCTGAAGGTGACGGTGGACTTGGCCGATGCCCTGTTCGATGCGGGCTACAAGCTGAACGTGGATGCCGCCGCGGAGGATATGCAGGACAGTCCACGTGACGTTTCGGTGCCATTGACGACCGCCGGGGCTGGCAAGCCCGTCGCCGGGCGGCGCTATGTCGCCGGCTTCAGCTACGGCCTCTGA
- a CDS encoding PepSY domain-containing protein, with amino-acid sequence MVRILHRWLGLVLAVLLVVTVLSGAALSLFPALETARTFQPDATLTVADLAARVQAAHPGLEQIRRAPSGQISAWWFDGDQPDSAVIDPATGRDVASADPNPLRRWLTNLHRSLLLGDSGRLIVAAGALAMLLLAISGTVLVARRLGGWRHWLARLRGPLAGRLHTDIARVTVLGLALSAMTALSMSAQTFEIVTIDVASLETPATVSGQAGLALTEMQALRATPVAELRELSFPAPDDPQDMFTLRTDRGVGYVDQGTGTLLGWQDLSLGQRASETIYMLHTGQGAAVLGLFLGVMAMGGPILAVTGILVWLPGWRSRPRLTDNTPAAQADTIVLVGSEGGSTWGFAATLARGLRDAGQSVHVASMAAFQPARYRRARRFLILAATYGEGDAPASAKGFLVRLQSLKTAPTAPVAVLGFGDRSFPAFCAFARAVDNVARDKSWPALMAFDTIDRQSPQDFARWGRILGQALGIELELAHQPALPAIQTLTLLERHDYGAAVQAPMSILRFALPKASFWQRLTGQRFTRFEPGDLLGIVPEGSAIPRLYSLASGSRDGFIEIVVRQHVGGLTSGQLTQLEPGQTAQGFLRRHPGFHAGRDRTPLILIGAGTGVGPLAGFIRNNKSHRPVHLFFGLRQPDSDFLYRNELSGWHADGKLAHLSIAVSRGERPQYVQDALRQQAPRITAAISQGARIMVCGGRDMARGVADALTDILKPAGLTPAMLKAGDRYVEDIY; translated from the coding sequence ATGGTGCGTATCCTGCACCGCTGGCTGGGCCTCGTGCTGGCCGTCCTGCTGGTTGTCACGGTGCTGAGCGGCGCGGCACTCTCGCTCTTTCCGGCGCTGGAGACCGCTCGAACCTTTCAGCCCGATGCCACGCTGACAGTGGCCGATCTGGCCGCGCGGGTGCAAGCGGCTCATCCCGGACTGGAACAGATCAGGCGCGCACCTTCGGGGCAGATCAGTGCGTGGTGGTTCGATGGCGACCAGCCCGATTCGGCCGTGATCGACCCGGCCACAGGCCGCGATGTGGCCAGCGCCGACCCGAATCCGCTGCGGCGCTGGCTCACCAATTTGCACCGCTCGCTGCTCCTGGGCGACAGCGGCCGCCTGATCGTCGCAGCGGGCGCGCTGGCGATGCTGCTGCTGGCCATTTCCGGCACGGTGCTGGTAGCCCGTCGCCTGGGAGGCTGGCGACACTGGTTGGCACGCCTGCGTGGCCCGCTCGCAGGACGCCTGCATACCGACATCGCGCGTGTGACGGTGCTGGGGCTCGCGCTGTCCGCCATGACCGCACTGTCGATGTCGGCCCAAACCTTCGAGATCGTCACGATCGATGTCGCCAGCCTGGAGACGCCTGCCACGGTCAGCGGTCAGGCCGGCCTTGCGCTGACCGAGATGCAAGCCCTGCGCGCCACGCCGGTGGCCGAGCTGCGCGAGCTGAGCTTTCCCGCGCCAGACGATCCGCAGGACATGTTCACCCTGAGAACCGACCGGGGCGTGGGGTATGTGGATCAGGGAACCGGCACCCTGCTGGGCTGGCAGGACCTGAGCCTCGGGCAACGCGCGTCGGAGACGATCTACATGCTGCATACCGGGCAGGGCGCTGCCGTGCTCGGGCTGTTCCTGGGAGTGATGGCGATGGGGGGGCCGATACTGGCCGTGACGGGGATACTGGTCTGGCTGCCGGGGTGGCGCAGTCGCCCCCGGCTTACAGACAACACACCTGCCGCGCAGGCCGACACCATCGTGCTGGTGGGCTCCGAAGGCGGCAGCACTTGGGGTTTTGCTGCGACGCTGGCTCGTGGCTTGCGTGATGCAGGGCAATCGGTGCATGTGGCCTCGATGGCAGCCTTCCAGCCCGCACGCTATCGTCGGGCGCGGCGCTTTCTGATCCTCGCCGCCACCTATGGCGAGGGCGATGCCCCAGCCTCGGCCAAGGGCTTTCTCGTTCGGCTCCAGAGCCTGAAGACCGCGCCCACCGCTCCTGTGGCGGTACTGGGTTTCGGCGACCGCAGCTTCCCGGCCTTCTGCGCATTCGCTCGCGCTGTGGACAACGTCGCTCGGGACAAGAGCTGGCCTGCCCTGATGGCCTTCGACACTATCGACCGCCAGTCGCCGCAGGACTTTGCCCGCTGGGGCCGAATACTGGGCCAGGCGCTTGGCATCGAACTGGAACTCGCCCACCAACCGGCTCTTCCGGCCATCCAGACGCTGACCCTGCTGGAGCGCCACGACTATGGCGCGGCGGTGCAGGCTCCGATGTCGATCCTGCGCTTCGCGCTGCCCAAAGCGTCGTTCTGGCAGCGCCTGACGGGCCAGCGCTTCACGCGATTCGAGCCAGGCGACCTGCTGGGCATCGTACCCGAAGGCTCGGCGATCCCCCGCCTGTATTCCCTGGCATCGGGATCACGGGACGGTTTCATCGAAATCGTCGTGCGCCAGCATGTCGGCGGCCTGACCTCGGGCCAACTGACTCAATTGGAGCCCGGCCAGACGGCCCAGGGATTCTTGCGGCGCCATCCGGGTTTCCATGCGGGCCGCGATCGGACACCCCTGATCCTGATCGGGGCAGGCACCGGGGTCGGGCCACTGGCGGGCTTCATACGCAACAACAAGTCACACCGCCCCGTTCATCTGTTCTTCGGACTGCGCCAGCCCGACAGCGATTTTCTCTATCGCAATGAGCTGTCGGGCTGGCACGCCGATGGCAAGCTGGCTCATCTGTCCATCGCAGTCTCACGCGGAGAGCGGCCGCAGTACGTGCAGGATGCCTTGCGACAGCAAGCGCCACGGATCACAGCGGCCATCAGCCAGGGCGCCAGGATCATGGTGTGCGGAGGGCGGGATATGGCGCGCGGTGTGGCCGATGCACTGACCGACATTCTGAAGCCTGCCGGGTTGACGCCTGCGATGCTCAAGGCCGGGGACCGCTATGTCGAAGACATCTACTGA
- a CDS encoding FAD:protein FMN transferase, with the protein MSKTSTELIRHALNGPTMGARWSALFFAAPGFDTGPVQAALQQATDEVDTQMSTWNPDSGLMRLNRTPVGTSAVVPDDLARVLALGLAIGRASGGAFDIGMGDAVQAWGFGPQTANEEGIRRALAAPRRAAHEVLELTGNQVRKREAIVLDLNGIAKGYGVDRLAQTLGSFGIAAGLVGIDGEMRALGLRPDGEAWTIAVEAPDPDSRAPHSILCLQDGAVATSGDYRHGVTVKGRHLSHTMDPQRGAPLLSSPASVTVLAPTCAEADAWATALMVTGPEAGTALATRQGLSVLFLIRDGRGGLLSKGCGLFQAGDRSRRTAQSI; encoded by the coding sequence ATGTCGAAGACATCTACTGAACTGATCCGCCATGCGCTGAACGGCCCCACCATGGGCGCGCGCTGGTCCGCCCTGTTTTTCGCTGCGCCGGGATTTGACACCGGCCCGGTGCAGGCAGCCTTGCAGCAGGCAACCGACGAGGTGGACACGCAGATGTCCACCTGGAACCCGGACAGCGGCCTGATGCGCCTGAACCGGACGCCGGTAGGCACATCAGCCGTGGTGCCGGACGATCTGGCCCGCGTGCTGGCCCTGGGCCTGGCCATCGGACGCGCTTCCGGCGGAGCTTTCGACATCGGCATGGGCGATGCGGTGCAAGCCTGGGGCTTCGGCCCGCAAACCGCCAATGAAGAAGGCATACGCCGCGCCTTGGCCGCACCCCGACGCGCGGCCCACGAGGTGCTGGAACTTACGGGCAACCAAGTGCGCAAACGGGAAGCCATCGTGCTCGACCTGAATGGCATCGCCAAGGGTTACGGGGTGGACCGGCTGGCGCAAACCCTGGGCAGCTTCGGCATCGCCGCAGGACTGGTCGGCATCGACGGCGAGATGCGCGCACTGGGCCTGCGGCCCGATGGCGAAGCGTGGACAATCGCGGTCGAAGCGCCCGATCCAGACAGCCGCGCGCCGCATTCGATCCTGTGCCTCCAAGATGGCGCTGTCGCCACCTCCGGCGACTACCGGCACGGTGTGACGGTGAAGGGACGCCACTTGTCGCACACGATGGACCCGCAGCGGGGCGCGCCGCTGCTGTCTTCGCCAGCGTCGGTCACCGTGCTCGCCCCGACCTGCGCAGAAGCTGACGCCTGGGCCACGGCCCTCATGGTGACTGGCCCCGAAGCCGGCACGGCACTCGCGACGCGGCAGGGACTGAGCGTGTTGTTCCTGATACGGGATGGCAGGGGTGGGCTACTGTCAAAAGGATGCGGGTTGTTCCAGGCTGGGGACCGAAGTCGGCGAACTGCACAATCCATTTGA